In Gallus gallus isolate bGalGal1 chromosome 6, bGalGal1.mat.broiler.GRCg7b, whole genome shotgun sequence, a single genomic region encodes these proteins:
- the P4HA1 gene encoding prolyl 4-hydroxylase subunit alpha-1 isoform X1 codes for MASNKMWYTVALGFLLPFSYAHTDFFTSIGHMTDLINTEKDLVISLKDYIKAEESKLEQIKKWAEKLDKLTDTATKDPEGFLGHPVNAFKLMKRLNTEWGELESLVLKDMSDGFISNMTIQRQFFPNDEDQTGAAKALLRLQDTYNLDTDTLSRGNLPGVKHKSFLTAEDCFELGKIAYTEADYYHTELWMEQALKQLDEGEVSSADKVYILDYLSYAVYQQGDLSKAMMLTKRLLELDPEHQRANGNMKYFEYIMAKEKEANKSSTDAEDQTEKETEVKKKDYLPERRKYEMLCRGEGLKMTPRRQKRLFCRYYDGNRNPRYILGPVKQEDEWDKPRIVRFLDIISDEEIETVKELAKPRLSRATVHDPETGKLTTAHYRVSKSAWLSGYESPVVSRINTRIQDLTGLDVSTAEELQVANYGVGGQYEPHFDFGRKDEPDAFKELGTGNRIATWLFYMSDVSAGGATVFPEVGASVWPKKGTAVFWYNLFPSGEGDYSTRHAACPVLVGNKWVSNKWLHERGQEFRRPCTLSELE; via the exons ATGGCATCCAACAAGATGTGGTACACGGTTGCCCTTggatttctgctgcctttttcttACGCCCATACGGACTTCTTCACCTCAATTG gcCATATGACAGACTTAATTAATACAGAGAAAGATCTGGTGATATCACTGAAAGATTACATcaaggcagaagaaagcaagctggAACAGATCAAAAA ATGGGCAGAGAAATTAGATAAGCTGACAGATACTGCTACGAAAGACCCCGAGGGGTTTTTGGGACATCCTGTAAATGCATTCAAGCTGATGAAACGGCTTAACACGGAGTGGGGCGAGCTGGAGAGCCTGGTTCTGAAGGACATGTCAGATG GCTTCATCTCCAACATGACGATCCAGCGGCAGTTTTTTCCAAATGATGAAGATCAGACTGGCGCAGCAAAAGCTCTCTTGCGGCTTCAAGACACGTATAATTTGGATACAGACACCCTCTCAAGAGGGAATCTTCCAG GTGTAAAGCACAAATCCTTTTTAACAGCTGAAGATTGCTTTGAGCTGGGAAAGATTGCATACACAGAGGCCGATTACTACCACACTGAGCTCTGGATGGAGCAAGCTCTGAAACAGCTGGATGAGGGAGAAGTGTCTTCTGCAGATAAAGTCTATATTCTGGACTACCTGAGTTATGCTGTGTATCAGCAGGGGGATCTGAGCAAAGCAATGATGCTCACCAAGCGCCTTCTCGAACTGG ATCCTGAGCATCAAAGAGCAAATGGAAACATGAAGTATTTTGAATATATCATggccaaagaaaaagaagccaaTAAGTCCAGTACAGATGCAGAAGACcagacagagaaggaaactgagGTTAAGAAAAAGGATTACCTGCCTGAGAGAAGGAAGTACGAAATGCTGTGCCGTGGGGAGGGTCTCAAAATG ACTCCTCGGAGACAAAAAAGACTGTTCTGCCGCTACTACGATGGAAACAGGAATCCAAGATACATTCTGGGCCCTGTCAAGCAGGAAGATGAGTGGGACAAGCCTCGAATTGTTCGCTTTCTTGATATCATTTCCGATGAAGAGATTGAAACTGTGAAAGAACTAGCAAAGCCAAGG CTGAGCCGTGCTACTGTTCATGACCCCGAGACTGGGAAACTGACCACAGCACATTACAGAGTCTCTAAGAG TGCTTGGTTGTCTGGATATGAAAGCCCTGTGGTATCTCGCATTAACACCAGGATACAGGACCTAACAGGGCTCGATGTCTCCACAGCAGAGGAACTTCAG GTAGCCAACTACGGCGTAGGAGGCCAGTATGAGCCTCATTTTGATTTCGGAAGG AAAGACGAGCCAGATGCTTTTAAAGAATTGGGAACAGGCAACAGAATTGCTACTTGGTTGTTTTAT ATGAGCGACGTGTCAGCAGGGGGAGCTACCGTCTTTCCTGAAGTAGGAGCAAGCGTTTGGCCTAAAAAA GGAACAGCTGTATTCTGGTACAATCTCTTCCCAAGTGGAGAAGGAGATTACAGCACACGGCATGCAGCCTGCCCAGTACTAGTTGGAAACAAATGGG TGTCCAATAAATGGCTCCACGAGCGGGGACAGGAATTCCGAAGGCCGTGCACGTTATCAGAGTTGGAGTGA
- the P4HA1 gene encoding prolyl 4-hydroxylase subunit alpha-1 isoform 2 precursor (isoform 2 precursor is encoded by transcript variant 2), which produces MASNKMWYTVALGFLLPFSYAHTDFFTSIGHMTDLINTEKDLVISLKDYIKAEESKLEQIKKWAEKLDKLTDTATKDPEGFLGHPVNAFKLMKRLNTEWGELESLVLKDMSDGFISNMTIQRQFFPNDEDQTGAAKALLRLQDTYNLDTDTLSRGNLPGVKHKSFLTAEDCFELGKIAYTEADYYHTELWMEQALKQLDEGEVSSADKVYILDYLSYAVYQQGDLSKAMMLTKRLLELDPEHQRANGNMKYFEYIMAKEKEANKSSTDAEDQTEKETEVKKKDYLPERRKYEMLCRGEGLKMTPRRQKRLFCRYYDGNRNPRYILGPVKQEDEWDKPRIVRFLDIISDEEIETVKELAKPRLSRATVHDPETGKLTTAHYRVSKSAWLSGYESPVVSRINTRIQDLTGLDVSTAEELQVANYGVGGQYEPHFDFARKDEPDAFKELGTGNRIATWLFYMSDVSAGGATVFPEVGASVWPKKGTAVFWYNLFPSGEGDYSTRHAACPVLVGNKWVSNKWLHERGQEFRRPCTLSELE; this is translated from the exons ATGGCATCCAACAAGATGTGGTACACGGTTGCCCTTggatttctgctgcctttttcttACGCCCATACGGACTTCTTCACCTCAATTG gcCATATGACAGACTTAATTAATACAGAGAAAGATCTGGTGATATCACTGAAAGATTACATcaaggcagaagaaagcaagctggAACAGATCAAAAA ATGGGCAGAGAAATTAGATAAGCTGACAGATACTGCTACGAAAGACCCCGAGGGGTTTTTGGGACATCCTGTAAATGCATTCAAGCTGATGAAACGGCTTAACACGGAGTGGGGCGAGCTGGAGAGCCTGGTTCTGAAGGACATGTCAGATG GCTTCATCTCCAACATGACGATCCAGCGGCAGTTTTTTCCAAATGATGAAGATCAGACTGGCGCAGCAAAAGCTCTCTTGCGGCTTCAAGACACGTATAATTTGGATACAGACACCCTCTCAAGAGGGAATCTTCCAG GTGTAAAGCACAAATCCTTTTTAACAGCTGAAGATTGCTTTGAGCTGGGAAAGATTGCATACACAGAGGCCGATTACTACCACACTGAGCTCTGGATGGAGCAAGCTCTGAAACAGCTGGATGAGGGAGAAGTGTCTTCTGCAGATAAAGTCTATATTCTGGACTACCTGAGTTATGCTGTGTATCAGCAGGGGGATCTGAGCAAAGCAATGATGCTCACCAAGCGCCTTCTCGAACTGG ATCCTGAGCATCAAAGAGCAAATGGAAACATGAAGTATTTTGAATATATCATggccaaagaaaaagaagccaaTAAGTCCAGTACAGATGCAGAAGACcagacagagaaggaaactgagGTTAAGAAAAAGGATTACCTGCCTGAGAGAAGGAAGTACGAAATGCTGTGCCGTGGGGAGGGTCTCAAAATG ACTCCTCGGAGACAAAAAAGACTGTTCTGCCGCTACTACGATGGAAACAGGAATCCAAGATACATTCTGGGCCCTGTCAAGCAGGAAGATGAGTGGGACAAGCCTCGAATTGTTCGCTTTCTTGATATCATTTCCGATGAAGAGATTGAAACTGTGAAAGAACTAGCAAAGCCAAGG CTGAGCCGTGCTACTGTTCATGACCCCGAGACTGGGAAACTGACCACAGCACATTACAGAGTCTCTAAGAG TGCTTGGTTGTCTGGATATGAAAGCCCTGTGGTATCTCGCATTAACACCAGGATACAGGACCTAACAGGGCTCGATGTCTCCACAGCAGAGGAACTTCAG gtGGCAAATTATGGAGTGGGAGGACAGTATGAACCCCACTTTGACTTTGCACGG AAAGACGAGCCAGATGCTTTTAAAGAATTGGGAACAGGCAACAGAATTGCTACTTGGTTGTTTTAT ATGAGCGACGTGTCAGCAGGGGGAGCTACCGTCTTTCCTGAAGTAGGAGCAAGCGTTTGGCCTAAAAAA GGAACAGCTGTATTCTGGTACAATCTCTTCCCAAGTGGAGAAGGAGATTACAGCACACGGCATGCAGCCTGCCCAGTACTAGTTGGAAACAAATGGG TGTCCAATAAATGGCTCCACGAGCGGGGACAGGAATTCCGAAGGCCGTGCACGTTATCAGAGTTGGAGTGA
- the P4HA1 gene encoding prolyl 4-hydroxylase subunit alpha-1 isoform 4 precursor (isoform 4 precursor is encoded by transcript variant 4): MASNKMWYTVALGFLLPFSYAHTDFFTSIGHMTDLINTEKDLVISLKDYIKAEESKLEQIKKWAEKLDKLTDTATKDPEGFLGHPVNAFKLMKRLNTEWGELESLVLKDMSDGFISNMTIQRQFFPNDEDQTGAAKALLRLQDTYNLDTDTLSRGNLPGVKHKSFLTAEDCFELGKIAYTEADYYHTELWMEQALKQLDEGEVSSADKVYILDYLSYAVYQQGDLSKAMMLTKRLLELDPEHQRANGNMKYFEYIMAKEKEANKSSTDAEDQTEKETEVKKKDYLPERRKYEMLCRGEGLKMTPRRQKRLFCRYYDGNRNPRYILGPVKQEDEWDKPRIVRFLDIISDEEIETVKELAKPRLRRATISNPITGALETAHYRISKSAWLSGYESPVVSRINTRIQDLTGLDVSTAEELQVANYGVGGQYEPHFDFARKDEPDAFKELGTGNRIATWLFYMSDVSAGGATVFPEVGASVWPKKGTAVFWYNLFPSGEGDYSTRHAACPVLVGNKWVSNKWLHERGQEFRRPCTLSELE, translated from the exons ATGGCATCCAACAAGATGTGGTACACGGTTGCCCTTggatttctgctgcctttttcttACGCCCATACGGACTTCTTCACCTCAATTG gcCATATGACAGACTTAATTAATACAGAGAAAGATCTGGTGATATCACTGAAAGATTACATcaaggcagaagaaagcaagctggAACAGATCAAAAA ATGGGCAGAGAAATTAGATAAGCTGACAGATACTGCTACGAAAGACCCCGAGGGGTTTTTGGGACATCCTGTAAATGCATTCAAGCTGATGAAACGGCTTAACACGGAGTGGGGCGAGCTGGAGAGCCTGGTTCTGAAGGACATGTCAGATG GCTTCATCTCCAACATGACGATCCAGCGGCAGTTTTTTCCAAATGATGAAGATCAGACTGGCGCAGCAAAAGCTCTCTTGCGGCTTCAAGACACGTATAATTTGGATACAGACACCCTCTCAAGAGGGAATCTTCCAG GTGTAAAGCACAAATCCTTTTTAACAGCTGAAGATTGCTTTGAGCTGGGAAAGATTGCATACACAGAGGCCGATTACTACCACACTGAGCTCTGGATGGAGCAAGCTCTGAAACAGCTGGATGAGGGAGAAGTGTCTTCTGCAGATAAAGTCTATATTCTGGACTACCTGAGTTATGCTGTGTATCAGCAGGGGGATCTGAGCAAAGCAATGATGCTCACCAAGCGCCTTCTCGAACTGG ATCCTGAGCATCAAAGAGCAAATGGAAACATGAAGTATTTTGAATATATCATggccaaagaaaaagaagccaaTAAGTCCAGTACAGATGCAGAAGACcagacagagaaggaaactgagGTTAAGAAAAAGGATTACCTGCCTGAGAGAAGGAAGTACGAAATGCTGTGCCGTGGGGAGGGTCTCAAAATG ACTCCTCGGAGACAAAAAAGACTGTTCTGCCGCTACTACGATGGAAACAGGAATCCAAGATACATTCTGGGCCCTGTCAAGCAGGAAGATGAGTGGGACAAGCCTCGAATTGTTCGCTTTCTTGATATCATTTCCGATGAAGAGATTGAAACTGTGAAAGAACTAGCAAAGCCAAGG CTGAGGCGAGCCACCATTTCAAACCCCATAACAGGAGCCTTGGAGACGGCACATTACAGAATTAGCAAAAG TGCTTGGTTGTCTGGATATGAAAGCCCTGTGGTATCTCGCATTAACACCAGGATACAGGACCTAACAGGGCTCGATGTCTCCACAGCAGAGGAACTTCAG gtGGCAAATTATGGAGTGGGAGGACAGTATGAACCCCACTTTGACTTTGCACGG AAAGACGAGCCAGATGCTTTTAAAGAATTGGGAACAGGCAACAGAATTGCTACTTGGTTGTTTTAT ATGAGCGACGTGTCAGCAGGGGGAGCTACCGTCTTTCCTGAAGTAGGAGCAAGCGTTTGGCCTAAAAAA GGAACAGCTGTATTCTGGTACAATCTCTTCCCAAGTGGAGAAGGAGATTACAGCACACGGCATGCAGCCTGCCCAGTACTAGTTGGAAACAAATGGG TGTCCAATAAATGGCTCCACGAGCGGGGACAGGAATTCCGAAGGCCGTGCACGTTATCAGAGTTGGAGTGA
- the P4HA1 gene encoding prolyl 4-hydroxylase subunit alpha-1 isoform 3 precursor (isoform 3 precursor is encoded by transcript variant 3) yields the protein MASNKMWYTVALGFLLPFSYAHTDFFTSIGHMTDLINTEKDLVISLKDYIKAEESKLEQIKKWAEKLDKLTDTATKDPEGFLGHPVNAFKLMKRLNTEWGELESLVLKDMSDGFISNMTIQRQFFPNDEDQTGAAKALLRLQDTYNLDTDTLSRGNLPGVKHKSFLTAEDCFELGKIAYTEADYYHTELWMEQALKQLDEGEVSSADKVYILDYLSYAVYQQGDLSKAMMLTKRLLELDPEHQRANGNMKYFEYIMAKEKEANKSSTDAEDQTEKETEVKKKDYLPERRKYEMLCRGEGLKMTPRRQKRLFCRYYDGNRNPRYILGPVKQEDEWDKPRIVRFLDIISDEEIETVKELAKPRLRRATISNPITGALETAHYRISKSAWLSGYESPVVSRINTRIQDLTGLDVSTAEELQVANYGVGGQYEPHFDFGRKDEPDAFKELGTGNRIATWLFYMSDVSAGGATVFPEVGASVWPKKGTAVFWYNLFPSGEGDYSTRHAACPVLVGNKWVSNKWLHERGQEFRRPCTLSELE from the exons ATGGCATCCAACAAGATGTGGTACACGGTTGCCCTTggatttctgctgcctttttcttACGCCCATACGGACTTCTTCACCTCAATTG gcCATATGACAGACTTAATTAATACAGAGAAAGATCTGGTGATATCACTGAAAGATTACATcaaggcagaagaaagcaagctggAACAGATCAAAAA ATGGGCAGAGAAATTAGATAAGCTGACAGATACTGCTACGAAAGACCCCGAGGGGTTTTTGGGACATCCTGTAAATGCATTCAAGCTGATGAAACGGCTTAACACGGAGTGGGGCGAGCTGGAGAGCCTGGTTCTGAAGGACATGTCAGATG GCTTCATCTCCAACATGACGATCCAGCGGCAGTTTTTTCCAAATGATGAAGATCAGACTGGCGCAGCAAAAGCTCTCTTGCGGCTTCAAGACACGTATAATTTGGATACAGACACCCTCTCAAGAGGGAATCTTCCAG GTGTAAAGCACAAATCCTTTTTAACAGCTGAAGATTGCTTTGAGCTGGGAAAGATTGCATACACAGAGGCCGATTACTACCACACTGAGCTCTGGATGGAGCAAGCTCTGAAACAGCTGGATGAGGGAGAAGTGTCTTCTGCAGATAAAGTCTATATTCTGGACTACCTGAGTTATGCTGTGTATCAGCAGGGGGATCTGAGCAAAGCAATGATGCTCACCAAGCGCCTTCTCGAACTGG ATCCTGAGCATCAAAGAGCAAATGGAAACATGAAGTATTTTGAATATATCATggccaaagaaaaagaagccaaTAAGTCCAGTACAGATGCAGAAGACcagacagagaaggaaactgagGTTAAGAAAAAGGATTACCTGCCTGAGAGAAGGAAGTACGAAATGCTGTGCCGTGGGGAGGGTCTCAAAATG ACTCCTCGGAGACAAAAAAGACTGTTCTGCCGCTACTACGATGGAAACAGGAATCCAAGATACATTCTGGGCCCTGTCAAGCAGGAAGATGAGTGGGACAAGCCTCGAATTGTTCGCTTTCTTGATATCATTTCCGATGAAGAGATTGAAACTGTGAAAGAACTAGCAAAGCCAAGG CTGAGGCGAGCCACCATTTCAAACCCCATAACAGGAGCCTTGGAGACGGCACATTACAGAATTAGCAAAAG TGCTTGGTTGTCTGGATATGAAAGCCCTGTGGTATCTCGCATTAACACCAGGATACAGGACCTAACAGGGCTCGATGTCTCCACAGCAGAGGAACTTCAG GTAGCCAACTACGGCGTAGGAGGCCAGTATGAGCCTCATTTTGATTTCGGAAGG AAAGACGAGCCAGATGCTTTTAAAGAATTGGGAACAGGCAACAGAATTGCTACTTGGTTGTTTTAT ATGAGCGACGTGTCAGCAGGGGGAGCTACCGTCTTTCCTGAAGTAGGAGCAAGCGTTTGGCCTAAAAAA GGAACAGCTGTATTCTGGTACAATCTCTTCCCAAGTGGAGAAGGAGATTACAGCACACGGCATGCAGCCTGCCCAGTACTAGTTGGAAACAAATGGG TGTCCAATAAATGGCTCCACGAGCGGGGACAGGAATTCCGAAGGCCGTGCACGTTATCAGAGTTGGAGTGA